The DNA segment GCCGCTGGTGGAGCAGAGCAGGATGTTCGAGAGCCGCCTGCAGTGTCTGCTGAAGGACACCATCCAGGAGTCAGAGAGCTCCATGGAGGtagctcccacacacacgcagactccAGGGGACCTGGGGATACACTGGTGGCACTGGctacttaggccccgtccacacgaagccgaaacgggcgaaaccgttacggtttcgatctatccggtttcgaagtatctccgtaaagacgaagccaagcgaaaccggatagatctgtagaaacgctgtagtaaacattccaggcccataaggggcgctgcttctggtacacaaatctagaagaagaagaggcgagcatgcgcataaaggctgccccccgaaccactaacaacacaaacaaacagctcttctacgatggcgaactagattctcaataaataatggcttagcaacccaacaagggacatgatatgctgcagaacgattacaagcttgtagtccgccatcatcttttttgttgtgatttctgagactccgcgggcttaagagccattggctaggaggtcgaggggtggggcgatgacgtcatggtttgcggtttcagtcggtttcaggcgtccacacgaaaccaaaacgaaaccggatagatttgaaaccacctccgagggtggtttcagaagtttgcggtttcggtcagcggattcgccggcttcgtgtggacggaaggccgaaccgtacaaggcctttgcggtttcgccatgaaattggcttcgtgtggacggggccttagtatTCAGAATAAGCCCCAGTCAAATCggtttcgtgtggacgcctgaaaccgactgaaaccgcaaaccatgacgtcatcgccccacccctcgacctcctagccaatggctcttaagcccgcggagtctcagaaatcacaacaaaaaagatgatggcggactacaagcttgtaatcgttctgcagcatatcatgtcccttgttgggttgctaagccattatttattgagaatctagttcgccatcgtagaagagctgtttgtttgtgttgtgagtggttcggggggcagcctttatgcgcatgctcgcctcttcttcttctggatttgtgtaccagaagcagcgccccttatgggcctggaatgtttactacagcgtttctacagatctatccggtttcgcttggcttcgtctttacggagatacttcgaaaccggatagatcgaaaccgtaacggtttcgcctgtttcggcttcgtgtggacggggcctcagttaCACCCTACAGTGATCAGATATGTTGGTATTACGTtagtattttatttgtatttaatcaaacaatgtgTTCCTTATCATCATTTCTCTTTGTTTGACGTTGTGTTTCCCTTTTTCAATCATTTGGTTTTGCAGGTCTCATTTTCACCGCCTATGAATTTATGATATTAATATTATGTTTGTGGACTTAGTTTAAAACGAGATGCTTTCGTCCCAAGGGGTTATTCATGAACGTGTTACGTTAATGGAGTTGCTTGAACTTCGTACGTCTGACTATTTGCATTCTGTGTTTCGTCTAGATGCTGAGAGAGTGGACATGGATGAATGGCGGGCAAGATTTCTCCAGCGATCTCTCCAGCGATCTCTCCTAAGTGTCTTGTAACTGTACTCTTTTGTAATGTGGTACTCTGCTGCCCCTCTGTGGAGATGTGGGTGAAATACGTTCTGGTTTGATAAATAAGAGTCGATGATCATCCTTGGTCTGTTACTAGACGAGGTTCGGGCTGTGAGATTTGCAAGTGACCAAACGGATGCAGACGCTTACAGAATAAACTTTTTTTGCCCGATATGTCAAAGTCAAAGTAATTGCCTTGGTGCATTTCACTTCACTAATGTATGTAGAATAAGGTACAAAAAGAATGCACATGTATAATGAATATTTGGAGACAGTGCAAACCATCTATACTATTAGATaaatagacatatatatatttatatatatatacagatttCACAAAACATGTGAATAACTTGGAAACAAGTGGGTACATTTATGTTTCATCAAAATGTCTTTAAAAAAAGTCATtattttccccttttttttttccagtatGGAAATATTGTTGTAACTTTGCCATTGTTAAGATGTTCAATATTTGTACTGTTTCTTAATTTACATTATCTTTAGACCAAAATGTATGTTAAGAAAATCTCAGGTGTCATTCACTCATGTATATTTTGATTTAATTATTAAGGCCTAAATTATGCTGTTGCAATGCTGAACAACCCTTTCCACAGATGTATACCTTCAATCTCAAGTCAAACTACACAAATAACAAAGTAGAACCATTCTCTGCTCTGGTTTGGTTTATGCAGCTGCTTCAATGTTTAAATAACAATGCCGTTAAGATAGTTTTACAGATCATGGTGTTGAGGGATTTCAGTGTAACCCCAAAataaatttgatacatttctaTACTTGGCTTAGTTGTTGTAAACACTTCATTCCAAGTGACGTGTTGtcgtaaaaatatatatattttgtggaGATACGAgccagaaaatatattttttgtgaaaGAAAAAGGTTGAAATATTTAATAGAGCCGGTTAAAAGAATGATTGAAAATTATTTTTACCATACATACAAATGACCATTTATTCTGTTGGTATTTTACATTCTTTATTAAATGAATTCAGTAAATCAGGGTGAGGTCCTGACTGGGGATTTTCTTTCAAAGAACAGCGAAGACAGGATTACAGGGCAAGAGAACAGTTACAGGACTAAAAAGAATAGACCCAACAAGTATATGACAGAGAAGTTAACAATCCCTGGTAACTAACCCGAAACAGAGGTTTTCAGGCAACTGTAGGTACACATTATAAATGTTCACAAGGTTGAACATTAAATCCAAATATTGAACTGTTCTGTCAACCTAAAGGAATCAGTCTCTCTTTGTCAGTCCTGTTTACTCCAACTTGCATCGCATCTGTTTAAGTACTATTCTAAAGTGAACCTGCTGCTGTTCTGGAAGTGTAACCAAGCCCCCCTTTGGATCTAAAAGCACCAACTTCAAACTTCAGAGATACCTTACCTGCCGTTATTGCCTATGTAATACAAATCAAAACTCTCTTATCTTATACATAATCTATTTCGGCAAAGGGAGGTGATAGTCAATTATACAGGTGTTTCATATCGATTGTGTGTGATAGATGGGAGGGATGCACACAGAGCCGTAGAATGCTCATGTATCAAATACATGCAAGATTCACTTCAAATTCTGCACTTGCGTTCTTAAAACTTGGATTGATGTGGTATTAAGGCAAAtaattgtgtatatgtgtgtttgtgtgtgtgggaggagtcTTCGGTTTCGTTACATTTAGGGTCTTGGCTTATATTCTGAAAAAATGCATCTTTCTCTTGCTTTTTTCGTCAGCCTTCTTAAGACTCTTATGCTTCGAGTTCGAAACCCACGCCGACCTTGTGCCCTCCACTGTTGAAGTTCTTCCCATCAACCAGACCTGAGAGGGTGAGTTTCACTCCTGCAGAGAAGCAATGGAGGACCGAGGTAAGTCATGCTCAAACCATTTCTTGCATTCAGTGTCGTTTCGGAATTTTGGCCACAGCATGTTTAGAAAGGTAAGACACAGCAGGAGCCCTGGACTCACCTGGTCTGAGGGTTTGCGTGTAGCCTACTCCAACCATACAGGCGTTGTTCACTTTGGTCTGTGAGGAGGGGAATACAATCATCAGAACCTTGAATGTTTCACAATGTTTTAGGTGAGATTTAAACCTAaggtaggcaatttattttagaaggATGTGTTTCCGTGTGGATCCATAAACTACGTATCCATATTGATGCATTATGGAGGCTGTGCTTACAGAAAGGAAGGTGTTCTTATCCAGCTGCTTTTTGGCTCCAATCTCAAAGCGTGTGTTGTTGCTGCCAGCGGTCCAGGACAGGTTGATTGCCATCTCAAGATTGCTGTTCACCTTCTGGTAAATGGACCCGCCGAACTCTGTCCCGTCGTTCCTGAAAAGCCCCCAAATCATCCAGCAAAATACAATATTATTAACATGTTGATACCCATTTCTGTGCCTGCCGGtttcatttcaatttttttgttGTCCTTCAACCTCATCTTCATTTTCACATTCCTTCCCACTGAAANNNNNNNNNNNNNNNNNNNNNNNNNNNNNNNNNNNNNNNNNNNNNNNNNNNNNNNNNNNNNNNNNNNNNNNNNNNNNNNNNNNNNNNNNNNNNNNNNNNNttggactactgcaatgcactcctcattgggatccctggcaagagcatccagaggctccaatacattcaaaacagtgctgccagggtcctgatgagggtgcgcaagcatgaccacatcacccccatcctgaaatcactgcactggctccctgtctcactcagaattgagtacaaggtctccctcctcacccaccagtgccttcacggacttgcccccctctaccttcaggaactcctcacccccccgacaaactcacgtacactccgttcaggatccactcacaccctccaaacccgacatacgaagctgtgcaccatgggtgatcgggccttttctgctgctgccctagactatggaacgccctccctgaccacctgagggctccacatgactacagctctttttaaacggaacctcaaaacccatctctttaaaagagcatttagctaaactttctttgaggttccccctttttaatagtttttttggtatttttttctctgaagcactttgagattcttgaatataaagtgcattataaataaaatttattattattattattattatagaaagAGTTATTAAACATGTAAAAGAGTTTATTTTGTGGAATAATTTAACATCATTCTGTTCAGTAAGCTTTCTGATACTATAATATGTTGAAAAAATGTACCTACCTTTCAAAATTTAACTAAAAGCCGTCCACATGATGGGAGCTATTTTCTTGTTTCAGATTTCCTGTTTTGAGTGAGACTTAAAAGGCGTACTATTGGAACAGGGACATCTAGTGGATGTTTTTGGGATAACATACCTAGACCGAATGGTAGAGATGGCTCAATCAGGTTGAATTAAGTTAAACATTCCTATCAATAAGATATTGTGACGTAAAATGTGCTCTACCAAACGGTTCGGCAGGCAGTTAAATTGAGGGATGCACATACAATCTCTAACAAGTGTACATAATTTGTGTATAAATACGTCTTAAGTCATTGTATTATTCCTTATCACGTGCAAGTCGGAAGGCAAAAAGATAAGCCCTGTGTAAAGCATGATTCAAATATAAATGCATTATTAACGGTAGGCTTCTCACTCCACAAaccaaaatatatttaaaaaaaaacatacacattttatattgaataacatctttattttgtctataaatgaaaaaaaaagaaaataatttcaCATCAAGGAATGAAATCTCACAATGTTAACTCATAAGTCCTATTTATAGTTTGATCTCTTGCACTAAAAGCAGTCAGGTGGTTGAAGAGCCATTGTCCAGGGTTTCAAAAAGATCAAAAACATGAAGGCCAGGTTATTTAACATCTCtggtaaagtaaagtaaaacagtAAACACATACTTTCATTGTGTTTACAAATTCATGTTCAGTTTTTTGTCATTGCCAGAGTAATTCCTAATTCAAAATTGTTGCAATCCTGTCattgatgaaaaaaaagggACAGAAAATGCATATCCCTGTTGTCTCAAAATACCACTTTTAATTGCTTAAGTGTAGGTGTGGTGCGCTTGCACACAAAATCCAGTTCCATATATTAAAATTAAATCTTCACGGCTTCCTGCCCTTTTTGCGCAGCGACTTTCCCTCTCCAGAGAAGGCAATGAATCTGCTCAGAGCATCCTCCTGTAAGGTATGTGAAACAACATCATCGTATGCATGACTACATTTCAATGACACAGCTTTTATGAATTAGAAATGTGTTGATacagaacagaaaaatcaaccaAATGGATTAATAGGAGCTTTACTAATGGGCTAGTCAACAGAGAGGAACAGACAGAAATCCTTCTTACATCATCTGTCAGTTTCTTAGGCTGTGGTCTTGAGTTTCTGATGAAGGTGATCTTTCCAACTTTGTACTCGTAGTTAGGAATGCCTCTGTTGGGGGACAGGAAATGTATTTCCGTTtgtaattcatatttttttatttttcaaatgatACAAATGATACTTATAGCATTAAAGCATAAACCAAGCCTTATGTCTGACCTTTTGATGTCATTTGGATCAATGGGGACGGGGCTGGGCTCAATGCCCTTCTTTTTGCCATCCAAGCGATTACCAGATCCAGTGAAAGCCTATAGTCAAGGGAAAACAGAGTGTAGGTTAATCTTGCAATGTAGTGGTATATTCATGGAAATACATATTGGCCAATTCAGCACACACCACTACCACTGTCAATACTCACTCTGAACCCCAGGTCCATGTCAGCATAGCTGTTTGGATCCCCTTCTTCCTCCTGCAAGGCAACATGAGAGCACAAGTCTTGTAGTGAGTGATGGAAACGTATAGAATAGACATGCACATAAAAGGTCCCACCGGTCCCCTACCACAGGCTCCTCGTGGTGCTGAGGCCTTCTTTCTGGCTCTTTGTAACCCAAAGGAGCGTCAAAGTCCACCTGTACAACATCAAAAGTTACAGTTGAGCTATAGCCATACTcaagcgtgtgcatgtgtgtgtgtgtgtgtgttattaataataattatatatttgtgtgaagGCCAACAAATAGATGGTCTTACATTCATATCGCACTCAATGATTGACACAGCTTTATCTGGCTTTGTCTCCATAACACGCAGCTCATAGAtctgaaagaaaaaaagggggggggaatAAGTTTTACTACCCTTGCATGGTGGCCTTTTTACCATTATTACAGTGGTGAACATTATTAAAAGGATGAACATCAAGAAAAATATATTACTTTTTCATTGTAGTTGATTGCAATGACATCCCCGGTTGTCAAGCAGGCAAAGTTCCGCAAGGCGTTTTCTAACCTGTAAAACAAATAGATATGCTTAACATTTGCAGCATGTTGTAGATGTTAACGACCTATCTTAGCATTACTAGATCGTTAATGTCACTATTCTCATACACTGCTTTGGGGTTTGTAATATCCAGGAAGTCTGGGCTCTGTGGCTGGAACTTGGAATAGGTGGCAACCATCAGGTTTACACTTTCCACTTGGACCAGACCTCCCTCCTCCAGTAGGAGATTCTGCATCATCTGCAGAAACAAGCGGAAAACACCATAAAGTCACTGACCAACCGAACATTTTGTACTGATTTGAACAGTATCGTGGCCAGATGAAAACTGAAACTTGCAAGATCAGGATTATCTGACCAGGCTAGAGCGAGGCAGCTAAGAGTTTTATTTGGTCAAATGAGCTGACAATTCTATCCCATCCAAAGTCCTTTCAACCTTCACTTCAGACCTGTTGCTATATCTTACCCAGTGTGGGAGGTAGCAGATTCCCTCATCCGCCACAAACTCCAGAACACCACAATGTGTCATTCGGTCAGAGTTTTTGTTCGTTAACTTGAACAACATGGGGTAGGTGATGTTAAGCCTACCTGTATGGGACAGGAAATAGGCAAAACCCTTAGGACATTCCTAAAGAAATGTGATACTATTATGTCAAAGGAGTGTATAGAAGACGGACTTACTTAGTTGATCAAGAGCTGATGGTGGCATTATAACTAAGGGGAAAAAGTTTCATTGATTATGGCACATTCTTGGAAAATGTCCATGTTGAATAGGTATGAGGTATAAGGTCTTACTTTTGCCCCCTTTCTCAACGTCGGATCTGTCATTGGGACCTGCCAGCATTGACACAGAGTAACAGCGGTACTGAGTGGAGAACCGATTCTGCAATCCCCGTTGCATCGGGTGGTCGAATACGTTGAAGGAAAACTGTCAATAAGAGAACAAATATTTTAAAACTCATGGTCAAGAAAACCACAGTGTACCTGAATGTGAACAAGGTATATCGTCGGGTAGGACACATAATATTAGGTTATGTGTTTATCATGACAGGGCATCTTTCAGTGAAACAGATTGAACAGCCACTTCTGCTCATGTCCAGCGCTGGGATCTCCAATGTTAAGACACTATAGTGTTTAAAGATATCATAATGACGGGTACTTACCATTTTGGTCGGACTGGGTTGAGGTAGCTTCAAGTAAAGCTGTTTTGTTGGGTCCAAATATGAAACAACACAGAGTCGGACCAATATACAATTGTTGTTTTCCGTTCAACCCGGAAGTGAATGGCAACCAAAAGTGACGACATCAACTGCAATCCAATCGGTGCCTCCGACCCATGATATAGTATATAGATCATAGaaaatgtatataatatttaaaGAGCTCTGGTATAGTTATAAACACACAGCTGTAGCAAATCGAATTAGcctaaaaatataaataaatacattacattAGTAATATAATAGTAGATATAAAATGTTTTCAATTACAATACCatctatataatatacaatagCTAAAGTAATGCTAATAATATTATCAAAATTCTCCCACCACACCACTGATGATATTAAAACAGCCTTTTAGAAAGTTTTGAAACTTTTTGTAAAGATTACTCAGCAAAGCATCATTTTAGATTGTGCCTAAAGGACTATATTCAGATGCTAGAACATTTGATGCACATAGGCCTTCCTACCTTGCCAATAGCGTCTCTTTCCATGAGTCAATATATATTTGCCAAAAATCCATCAAATAAATTGACTACGGTATGGTATATTGGTATATTTAGAGAGCTCTTCTTTAACAATTGTTGTATAATGCAAATGCTTGACACACAAAAATCCATCCCAATCTTACTCAAAGCCACATTTTTATTGGGTCTTACAAAGACCGAATCTGATAGGCTTGAAAACAGTCTACTGTTACACACAGTTAGAAGTCATAACAGGGATAAAACATTTTGTTTGTACAATTCAGATATATAAAAGGTGAAACTTTAAGAGGAAGTTGTAAAAGGAGTAGGAGAAACACTTGATGAATGGCAACAGGATCTGGAATTCATTATGACTTGGGGGTGTCATGTCTCTTGGTGACTGGTCAGAAGTCTCTGAAATGAATCATCCTCAGCTGTATTCCTGAATAGGTTGATCTATTCCTTTATACAGGTGGCCAACTCTTAGCCACTTCCTGATGTACGGATTCAGGTAGCCACTGGCAGTACGCAGACAGGAGGACTTAAAGGAAAGAGAGGACATGAAAAAAAGAGCTTAGTTAGATGGCATATTATCAAGCAGGTCAGGTATGTACATAATGATGGACTACTAAGATTCAAATACAACCAATTATCTTTTGACCATAcatttttctttctccttccaAACTGCCAAAAGGGCATCTCGGCAGTCAACTTTCTCGGACGCCAGCTCTACCAGCAAAGCTTCAGTCCTTGGCTGCAGTCTGTAGGGGCATAGCAAGAGTAggcagaatttgttttattatcaAGAGGTACATGCAGCAAGTAATGGGCATGATAATTCAACAGCATTTTGAAACCTACTTCGCCCACGTCTTCATCATGATTGAAGGGTTTGAGAGAAGTACGCTGCAGTTTTTCTTCAGCTTGAGACACACCTACAAAATAAATAGGACGCAATTTTATTAAGGTGCTCAAGCAGGaaagctctggagattggaggTGGGCCGGATGTGCTGCTGCTGTACCTCTCCCTCGAGGAGGAACTTGGCAAAAAGCTTGAATCGGTCGAGGCCTTCTGGGTAGGCTTTCTCCACGGCAGGCAGCGGCCACGCCACACGGTCTGCAAAAGATAGCCGAGTTGATGGAGAGGCAGACAGGGTTACGTTTTCCCCCCCGGGGACAGGACCCAACTCTGGGGCTGCCTGATATGCATATATAGGGTTGCCTAACATGCTTTTGGGATAGCGGGAGTTTTTATGAATAATAACGTTAAAGGTTTGAAAGTTGAAATGATTCGTAGCCATAAGCAATCTCCTCATCACTTAGTGTGGCGCGATGCGCAATTTGCGCATACGTTCACTGGAGCGTTGATATTAACAGATGTGGATTTGTTAAAATGATGTAATGGATGCCGTATTAAAAAGGGTCTGTTTTGGTCTGAGAAGAGAGGTCCCTTTCAGACCAAAACAGTCGGGAACCACATGTTAAGGTATAGGACTTGATGGAGCAGGGCTACAGAGAACGGTGACCTACAGAACGTGCTGGTGCAGTGGCTTCTGATGGTGCCTGTGGAGGGACAGAGCCATGGGGCCGGGGTCTCCAGGGGAGGTCCGTAATGGCAGTACTGGGGCAGCAGCTGGGGGATCCACTCCGGCTCAACCGCCGACACGACTGAGGAAGACGAGCAGCTGGACTTTGAATTCAGCATAATGGGTACAACACATTTTGGTGTGTATCACCATACAAGTCCCTCTCTGTTACTCTACAGCAGAGAGCTCTAGAGTCTAGACAACACCACCGCAATAGACGGAGGTCTTCATCCACATTTACCTCTCATGTACATTTTGGTCGTCTCCATGACCTCCTGGTAGACTACGAACTCAGGTGGTTTTTTGAACAAGGCAGAGCTGGGGTGGATGAACACTGGGTCATCCAGAAGAGGTGTCTGTAAACGGAAATAAAAAGCTGATTCGTTTATAATCCATGATTAGGCGGCCAGGTTTGCATCAAATGTTCAGTATGCCAAATATCCTTCTCTCCTTAAGCTCTTGGTCGAAGGCAAAGGATTGACGCTTTTCAGACATATTAAGCTGattaaaagtgaaaaaaaaaaggagtgaGAAGGTCAAAAGTCTCAAGATACCCAATGTATTGGCGTTGTACTTGCCTTGTAGCCATTCTTCCATTTTGGATCCAGTATTTCCTCTTCTCGTATGCGTCTTGCGAGATGGTCCCCCAGCCCAGCCAGCAATATCTGACGCAAACAAATCACCTGGCTTTCTGTTGGCGGAGCCATCTTGGAATCCACAAACACGCCCCCTTCTGAACACACTGCGTTCACTGGtaatataataaacaaacaattgtTACGCAAGTGTTAATGTATAGAGTgcatgcttgtgcgtgtgtatagtgtgcgtgtgtttgcacctGCGTTGGTGAGTTGTCCTCTGAGTCGCCGGATCTCCACCATGGCTTTATACCTCAGGCCGTTCGTCTCACAGAACTGGGGTGTACAGCCAGCATACTCACACGCCCCTAcggcacctacacacacacacacacacacacacacacacacacttaaatgaaGTCACATATGCATTTAATGCAACAATCACATAACGATGAACTACGAAAAGAAGGGTGAACAGCATGAGATTATCGACGTGTGAGTAAATGTTGGGTACCCAACAGGACCATGAGGTCCCCAAGCAGCAGTGAAGGGCCCTGGCCCGCCCACAGCCTCCTCATCTGCATCAGGCGAGCTTTGTTCTGGGCCAGCTTCGAGCTCTCGTCCTCACTCGCTGCAGGCCTGAGGAGGCGAGAAGAGAATGGTGATGCGCCGATTaaactagggctgaacgatttggggcaAACATCGAATTGTGATTATTtggaccaatattgcgattgcgatttaatgtgcgatttttataatttattaagttccttatgttgtgtattattcactaaaagagaaataaatcattctttagtatgaccaacacaacattggaagcagtcaacataaaaactttcTTTTAGGCCAGGCAGATATGTTGAGATTAATCTTTATtataaacttctttatttaactattgaattgtaaaataaaaataaatgaatcgtaCTGATTTCCATTCAGTAACAGACCAGAAAAACACTATTTATCGCAGCATTTGCGATTTGCAAACCGCGTTCTATTtcatcgcgatttcgatttgaatttgattaatcgttcgATTAATTAACCCTAGATTAAACCCAACAAaccatgcaaaaaataaatacatttatttgacGTGCAGCTGCCCACCTTTCAAGGTCTTCGAATATCTCCCGGACCGTCATGGACGCCACCACGGCGATGACATACGGCAGGCAGCCCTGCTGCCTCCCTAGGGCTAGCATTTTGGCAAAGCGCGGAGCCACAGGGAACGAGGCCATGGCCCTACCCAGCGGCGTGACGGGGCAACTCAATTTGGCTCGCTCTATGTCTTTGACCCTTGGAAATGGAACATTTCGAAAGAGGGTCAAACAATGTGATAATGATAGTGTGAACGAAACTCAATGATAGTGGTTTCTATAAACTCAGTGCTATAGAAACCAATACAATCCTGCCTCATCATTAACTTCCTCATCGCCTATACGAGAGTCAGACTATTATGGGCTGGCATTCTCCATCAGCGTACATTTCTTTGGCAATTTCAATGcgagtagagggagagaaagcgagGAAACAAATGAAGAGAGACTTCTACCTTCCAGTGCGCGGCGGTTCCTCCAGAGCTCCCAGTGAGACCAACAGCTGCTCGGCTGCCATAAGGGCTTCACCAGAGGGAGCGGTGGGGAAGGGGAAGTTCACCacctgaaatacacacacacacacacacacacacacacacacaggtattcaTTACAATACACAGGGAAGACCTCTCTGTTGCAAATGTGGAGGCTGCAAGCCTGGCTTGGATTCTTCTTCTTCACTGACCTTATCAATGTTGAGGTCCTTCATCTGCAGAACCAGGTCTTCTACAGGCCTGCGGGTGATTTCCGCCTCAGAGAACTCGCTGAAGTCCCCAAACACTGCGGATGAGAACAGCctacaaaaaacaacaagaaaaacATACTGTAGTTGCACATTCGCCCGTGTCAATAAGCCAGCCACTGAAGAGAGGGACTCTCTGGAGCAGGAGGCGGGACGCGTGACCTCGACATTGTACGGTGCCTGACCTATAGCAGTGGCCCGGCTCCGTGCGGCCAGCTCGGCcggccctctgattggctgaggccTGGGAGGTCCATGACACCTTGAAGGAGGAGACCCCGGTGACGCGGTCGTAGTAGCGCTTCTTGACCCTTCCGCAGTCCACCACGTACTTGATCCCGGGGATGGTGAGGGAAGTCTCGGCCACGTTGGTGGCCACCACACAGAGGCGGGTTCCAGCCGGGGAGGCCTGGAACACCTGCACAGGTAGAGAGGAAGCAATAAGCAATGAGAGGCTGTGGTTTTAAatggttgccaagcaacacaggcTAGCATATTATGAGAGCGGCGGCACGTTCATTATAAAAAAAGGATTGCTATGCAGTCACAGATGAGGGTTTACAGATTATTTTACAACGTctttgagccaatcagaatcaaggacCAGAAATGACTAACAATTATGAAATAACCCACAATGCGGAAACATAATTCCTAGCAGTAGTTCCTTGTCTGGCACTATTATATTTGTGAACTCATTCATTCGCAAAATGTGTTTAGATACAAGAAAGGTCAGCAAAGCTTATATTTGAATTAGGAACAAATTGATACATCATTGGCGGCTTTATAAGTGTATTACATTATATTGGCTTTATAGACAGGAGTTATATTTCTCAATGTAGCCTATCTTTTTCTTTCTCGTTATGTAATTAAGTGTTCAGGACAACCTGCTTACCTTTGCCTGCTGCTCGGGGGCTAGGAGTGAGTAGAGGGGCAGGACATAGAGGGGAATGGATGGATCCGCCTTCTCATCtacaaaaacaacagaagaCAAC comes from the Gadus chalcogrammus isolate NIFS_2021 chromosome 6, NIFS_Gcha_1.0, whole genome shotgun sequence genome and includes:
- the vdac3 gene encoding voltage-dependent anion-selective channel protein 3 produces the protein MIWGLFRNDGTEFGGSIYQKVNSNLEMAINLSWTAGSNNTRFEIGAKKQLDKNTFLSTKVNNACMVGVGYTQTLRPGVKLTLSGLVDGKNFNSGGHKVGVGFELEA
- the ufd1l gene encoding ubiquitin recognition factor in ER-associated degradation protein 1; amino-acid sequence: MFSFNVFDHPMQRGLQNRFSTQYRCYSVSMLAGPNDRSDVEKGGKIIMPPSALDQLSRLNITYPMLFKLTNKNSDRMTHCGVLEFVADEGICYLPHWMMQNLLLEEGGLVQVESVNLMVATYSKFQPQSPDFLDITNPKAVLENALRNFACLTTGDVIAINYNEKIYELRVMETKPDKAVSIIECDMNVDFDAPLGYKEPERRPQHHEEPVEEEGDPNSYADMDLGFRAFTGSGNRLDGKKKGIEPSPVPIDPNDIKRGIPNYEYKVGKITFIRNSRPQPKKLTDDEDALSRFIAFSGEGKSLRKKGRKP